From Paenibacillus sp. PK3_47, the proteins below share one genomic window:
- a CDS encoding sugar transferase, with the protein MSMQKLPEDYDAVLPKLYMLHAKEGSKGMESYLVMKRIIDIFFSALGLLVLLPLFVVVAILIKLEDPKGKVFFKQNRVGKDEKLFPMYKFRSMVSNAEELKANLMAYNEVSGAMFKIKNDPRITRIGKFIRKTSIDELPQLWNVLMGQMSLVGPRPPLVEEVAQYTEYDKQRLLVTPGCTGYWQVNARNSVGFDEMVQLDLTYIHMRSTMLDLKIIAKTGLMLLGSKDAY; encoded by the coding sequence ATGAGCATGCAAAAACTGCCGGAAGACTATGATGCCGTCCTGCCGAAACTTTACATGCTGCATGCCAAAGAAGGAAGTAAAGGAATGGAATCCTATCTGGTAATGAAGCGGATTATAGACATTTTTTTCTCCGCTCTGGGCCTTCTCGTACTGCTGCCGCTGTTCGTAGTTGTGGCTATCCTGATTAAGCTGGAGGATCCGAAAGGCAAAGTCTTCTTTAAGCAGAACCGGGTCGGCAAGGACGAAAAGCTGTTCCCGATGTACAAATTCAGATCCATGGTCTCCAATGCCGAGGAGCTGAAGGCGAATCTGATGGCGTATAACGAAGTCAGCGGCGCAATGTTCAAAATCAAAAATGATCCCCGCATCACGCGGATCGGCAAATTCATCCGCAAGACCAGTATCGATGAACTGCCTCAGCTCTGGAACGTGCTGATGGGCCAAATGAGTCTCGTAGGCCCCCGTCCTCCGCTCGTTGAAGAGGTGGCGCAGTATACGGAATATGACAAGCAGCGGCTCCTGGTTACACCGGGCTGCACCGGATACTGGCAGGTTAATGCCAGAAACAGCGTCGGCTTCGACGAAATGGTACAGCTGGATCTGACCTACATCCATATGCGGAGCACCATGCTGGACCTGAAGATCATCGCCAAAACCGGCCTGATGCTGCTGGGTTCAAAAGATGCTTATTAA
- a CDS encoding glycosyltransferase, whose protein sequence is MLHNGDVPKVSIIICTYNRSALLVKTLQSLLLLENLHQAEVIVVDNQSTDDSAFAIKSFIEAHGADMDIRYLLEPVQGLSAARNTGILASKSPLIAFLDDDAIPCRTWITTIVNTFEERPEVKAMGGKIAPIFESKRPEWLIKPFELPYTIVDLGNRIKEYPKRLHPCGANMAMRKLVFDISLFPLDLGRKGDSLLSGEETWLFDQIQRQGHSILYHPEMAVDHFVPAGRLTEDWIMKRYYSQGISNAMKSEGMKGNLLLLGKTAAKVIYIMADSVTARSQGRKLLNRCRLESIRGTLHMLWNRKRQSAAG, encoded by the coding sequence ATGCTTCACAACGGAGACGTCCCTAAGGTTTCCATTATCATCTGCACCTATAACAGGTCGGCGCTGCTGGTCAAAACACTGCAGTCGCTGCTGCTCTTGGAGAACCTGCATCAGGCTGAAGTCATCGTGGTGGATAATCAGTCTACGGATGACTCGGCTTTTGCGATCAAGAGCTTTATTGAGGCCCATGGTGCAGACATGGATATCCGTTACCTTCTGGAGCCGGTACAGGGATTGTCGGCAGCCCGGAACACAGGGATTCTGGCTTCGAAGTCGCCGCTCATCGCTTTTCTTGATGATGATGCGATACCTTGCCGGACCTGGATTACAACGATCGTAAACACGTTTGAAGAACGTCCTGAGGTCAAGGCCATGGGCGGGAAGATCGCTCCGATCTTTGAAAGTAAGCGCCCGGAATGGCTGATCAAGCCGTTCGAGCTGCCTTACACTATTGTGGATCTGGGCAACCGGATCAAAGAGTATCCGAAACGGCTGCATCCCTGCGGAGCCAATATGGCCATGCGCAAGCTCGTTTTTGATATCAGCCTGTTTCCCCTGGATCTCGGGAGAAAGGGAGACTCGCTTTTATCCGGTGAAGAGACCTGGTTGTTCGACCAGATCCAAAGGCAAGGCCATTCCATTCTGTACCATCCGGAGATGGCGGTCGACCATTTCGTGCCGGCAGGCCGGCTGACCGAAGACTGGATCATGAAAAGGTATTACAGCCAAGGCATATCCAACGCCATGAAAAGCGAAGGGATGAAGGGCAATCTGCTGCTGCTGGGCAAGACGGCCGCCAAAGTAATATACATTATGGCGGATTCGGTTACGGCCAGAAGCCAGGGCAGAAAGCTTCTGAACAGATGCAGGCTGGAGAGCATTAGAGGAACTCTTCATATGCTTTGGAACAGAAAGAGGCAATCTGCAGCGGGGTGA
- a CDS encoding O-antigen ligase family protein — protein sequence MTNFEWGSKFNVLPYGLLYLVSALFLGAAVIYQPAIAVAAVLLIILLVVAISRPERISYFVLLTTSISINFLYSGSMFGIEILSLYKLMILMLLVPCILVNGLKFKLSPPIWAMAALFFITFAFSSWLPEMNASIAVKAFIGLSLPFVFLLINWKKEVAEKQIRILALLPLVSMLVGVVLHVANFHSILTIEFTGAVRVQGANIPPHLAMLAFMGVAISFIEIKRSPQHTRFFYIMLALNFLILVATGTRGPLLALVLMVIYYFFDISRQYLKGKSQYLIPLLCSLVLIVAAVFLQLDNLKKRSFERTTAEGIDLSGRTEAWEFFLDKAAGSPWSGRGLGSATVANDGTLYKGFVVPHNEYIRFYFDGGYIGAILLLLSLLAVFILVYRALAPPVKPYYLLFIAAFLIYSFSDNTLSTVQFIIPFCWYLNCLYRSSQPTDSPQKEVIR from the coding sequence ATGACTAATTTTGAGTGGGGCTCCAAATTTAACGTTTTGCCATACGGATTGCTCTACCTCGTGTCGGCTCTCTTCCTCGGAGCAGCGGTCATATACCAGCCGGCAATTGCGGTAGCTGCTGTACTCCTGATTATTTTGCTGGTTGTCGCCATCTCCCGTCCGGAGCGTATCAGCTACTTCGTGTTATTGACGACTTCCATCTCGATTAACTTTCTGTACAGCGGCAGCATGTTCGGGATCGAGATCCTGTCCCTTTACAAGCTGATGATCCTGATGCTGCTGGTACCCTGCATTCTGGTGAACGGACTGAAGTTTAAGCTGAGTCCTCCCATATGGGCCATGGCGGCGCTCTTCTTCATCACCTTTGCTTTCTCAAGCTGGCTGCCGGAGATGAACGCCTCCATTGCAGTGAAGGCTTTTATAGGACTGTCGCTGCCTTTCGTGTTCCTCCTGATTAACTGGAAAAAAGAGGTCGCGGAGAAGCAAATCCGCATTCTTGCGCTGCTGCCGCTGGTCAGTATGCTGGTTGGAGTAGTGCTGCATGTGGCTAACTTCCACTCCATTCTGACGATCGAATTCACGGGCGCTGTACGGGTGCAGGGAGCCAACATTCCGCCGCATCTGGCTATGCTGGCTTTCATGGGAGTAGCCATTTCATTTATCGAGATCAAGCGCAGTCCGCAGCATACCCGGTTTTTTTACATCATGCTGGCCTTGAACTTTCTGATTCTGGTCGCAACGGGGACACGGGGACCGCTACTCGCACTAGTATTGATGGTTATCTACTACTTTTTCGATATTTCACGACAGTACTTAAAAGGAAAATCGCAGTATCTGATTCCGCTGCTGTGTTCGCTGGTCCTGATTGTGGCAGCTGTGTTCCTGCAGCTCGACAATCTTAAGAAACGGTCCTTTGAGCGGACGACAGCAGAGGGAATTGACCTGTCGGGCAGAACGGAGGCCTGGGAATTTTTCCTGGATAAAGCAGCCGGCTCACCTTGGTCCGGCAGAGGGCTCGGATCAGCCACTGTAGCGAATGACGGAACACTCTACAAAGGATTTGTGGTTCCGCATAACGAGTACATCCGGTTTTACTTCGATGGAGGGTATATCGGCGCCATACTGCTGTTACTTTCCCTATTGGCTGTGTTTATTCTGGTTTACAGAGCTTTGGCACCGCCGGTCAAACCTTATTACCTGCTCTTTATTGCAGCGTTTCTGATTTATTCTTTCTCTGACAACACGCTGTCGACGGTCCAATTTATTATTCCGTTCTGTTGGTACCTGAACTGCCTGTATCGATCTTCACAGCCAACCGATTCCCCACAAAAAGAAGTGATACGATGA
- a CDS encoding WecB/TagA/CpsF family glycosyltransferase, whose translation MNQVNMFDVNFDNYDFMDLLEYIDKTIRERNQSYILTCNVDHVIKLRKDKEFQTVYSEAGAVVADGMPLIWASKMLGKPLKQKVSGADLFHRLGDAFEERKYRLFFLGSAEGVPEKATQNLKASYPGMNIVGCYSPSYGFEHNEEENKRIIEMLNESRPDIVFVGVGAPKQEKWIYRHYNSYRAPISIGVGATFDFLSGSVKRAPDFMQKTGLEWFWRLSQEPGRLWKRYLVDDAQFLVLLLKELRKREKVKGGSLE comes from the coding sequence ATGAATCAAGTGAACATGTTCGATGTCAATTTCGATAATTATGATTTCATGGATCTGCTTGAATATATCGACAAAACCATCAGGGAGAGGAACCAGTCCTATATCCTGACCTGCAATGTCGATCATGTCATCAAGCTGCGCAAGGACAAAGAGTTTCAAACCGTATATTCGGAAGCAGGCGCCGTAGTAGCGGATGGTATGCCGCTGATCTGGGCTTCAAAGATGCTTGGCAAGCCGCTCAAACAAAAGGTATCCGGCGCGGATCTTTTTCACCGCCTGGGCGATGCCTTCGAGGAAAGGAAGTACCGGCTGTTCTTCCTGGGCTCTGCGGAGGGTGTGCCTGAGAAGGCGACCCAGAATCTTAAAGCGTCTTATCCCGGCATGAACATCGTCGGCTGTTATTCTCCTTCCTATGGCTTCGAGCACAATGAGGAAGAGAATAAACGGATCATTGAGATGCTGAATGAGAGCCGGCCGGATATCGTGTTCGTGGGCGTGGGAGCGCCCAAGCAGGAAAAATGGATTTACCGTCACTACAATTCATACCGGGCACCGATTTCGATTGGTGTCGGCGCAACCTTTGACTTTCTCTCGGGCTCTGTCAAACGGGCACCTGATTTCATGCAGAAAACAGGGCTTGAATGGTTCTGGCGGCTCAGCCAGGAACCGGGCCGGCTGTGGAAAAGATACCTTGTCGATGATGCCCAGTTTCTGGTGCTGCTGCTCAAGGAGCTCCGAAAACGGGAGAAGGTCAAGGGAGGAAGCCTTGAATAA
- a CDS encoding O-antigen ligase family protein, translated as MMMMLLCAAALGLPLMIGFASAHLSASNSLQGVILAGVLFPALVLALLKPKQLVAYTLLIWAVAPELRRIADWSEGVYHSVSLLSLAPLLTGATLAIPVLKEIHKIKKSYTRIIMLFAVALAYGTLIGLAKNGVGSVYDLANYIVPLLLLPFFAVIRFKPKDIDRLLYSFANIAVLVAIYGIIQYLTVPPWDAFWMRNADMISIGTPYPLEVRVFSTLNSPGPAATFLVFALVPMILEKRWQGTLRWLGVLLVVICLLTTLVRSAWLVMLVMLLVYIASSPSKGKWKSLLQLVFVAAALFLIVPKLPGAEGIVARMETLTSVQEDHSYNERLSLWQNMLPMVASNPVGEGIGSVGRGTKLGNGGELGEYGNMDNGIIALLLTFGVLGAAFFFSALGVVIKQIIARVTRKNVFQPYVRLSLAAWMGAVISLVSDNGFPGLKGYLVWMLIGLGLGAKEIIDSRKKGTPHAAVEREVTSH; from the coding sequence ATGATGATGATGTTACTGTGTGCTGCTGCCCTGGGGCTTCCGCTGATGATCGGCTTTGCCAGCGCCCATCTCAGTGCCTCGAACAGCCTGCAGGGTGTAATTCTGGCAGGCGTGCTGTTCCCGGCCCTTGTGCTGGCACTGCTGAAACCCAAACAGCTGGTAGCCTATACTCTGCTGATCTGGGCAGTGGCTCCGGAGCTTCGCCGCATTGCCGACTGGTCGGAAGGGGTATATCACTCCGTATCGCTGCTCAGTCTTGCGCCGCTGCTGACCGGTGCTACGCTGGCGATTCCGGTGCTGAAGGAGATCCACAAAATCAAGAAATCCTACACCCGGATTATCATGCTGTTCGCGGTGGCTCTGGCCTACGGTACGCTGATCGGTTTGGCAAAGAACGGCGTAGGCTCCGTGTACGATCTGGCGAACTACATCGTTCCGCTTCTGCTGCTTCCATTCTTTGCGGTGATCCGGTTCAAGCCGAAGGATATTGACCGCCTGCTGTACTCCTTTGCCAATATCGCCGTACTCGTAGCCATCTACGGAATTATCCAGTATCTGACCGTTCCGCCATGGGATGCTTTCTGGATGAGAAATGCAGATATGATCTCCATCGGAACGCCTTATCCTCTGGAAGTCCGGGTCTTCTCCACACTGAACTCTCCGGGTCCGGCAGCGACCTTTCTCGTATTTGCACTGGTGCCGATGATTCTGGAGAAAAGATGGCAGGGAACGCTGCGCTGGCTCGGTGTCCTGCTTGTCGTGATCTGTCTGCTTACCACGCTGGTGCGTTCCGCCTGGCTGGTTATGCTGGTCATGCTGCTGGTATACATCGCTTCCTCTCCCTCCAAGGGAAAATGGAAGTCACTGCTTCAGCTTGTGTTTGTAGCAGCCGCGCTGTTCCTGATTGTACCCAAGCTGCCGGGGGCGGAGGGGATCGTTGCACGGATGGAGACACTGACCTCCGTCCAGGAAGACCACTCCTATAACGAACGGCTCAGCTTATGGCAGAACATGCTGCCGATGGTAGCGTCCAATCCGGTCGGAGAGGGCATCGGAAGCGTAGGGCGGGGGACGAAGCTTGGCAACGGCGGTGAGCTTGGAGAATACGGCAACATGGATAATGGCATCATCGCGCTGCTGCTTACCTTCGGGGTACTCGGCGCTGCGTTCTTCTTCTCGGCACTGGGTGTAGTCATTAAGCAAATCATCGCGCGGGTAACCCGCAAAAATGTATTTCAGCCTTATGTCCGGCTGTCGCTGGCGGCATGGATGGGGGCAGTCATCAGTCTCGTGTCAGACAATGGCTTCCCGGGCCTGAAAGGTTACCTCGTATGGATGCTGATCGGCCTCGGCCTCGGCGCAAAAGAGATTATTGATAGCAGAAAGAAGGGAACACCGCATGCAGCAGTTGAACGCGAAGTCACCTCCCATTAG
- a CDS encoding oligosaccharide flippase family protein, with amino-acid sequence MQQLNAKSPPISSFWSTLKRFTKSKDNSSAAVKTMFVSVLILLVNMLTGVLTARYLGPTGRGEQTAMVNWSQFLAFSMSFGIPSALIYNAKKNPAEAGVLYRVALMIGLCFGLIAMTLGILILPQWLSAFSPEVVTFAQWSMILCPLIVVSQINNAAFQFRGDYRTFNLQRYLTPTLTLVGIGLLILTGTLTPYTTALAYLVPSVPLFIGMTIWLLRTYRVKMKDAYLNFKRLFTYGLGSYGNDLLGQFSTYIDQIIIAGLLRPADLGLYAVAVSLSRMVNFFSNSITVVLFPKASELSKDEAVSLTFKAFRISTTCTMLGAVFLMLVAPLVIPLLYGKEFNTALTVFRLLLLEVTISGGTLILAQVFMALGKPKFVSILQLVGLILVVPLLFVLVPKFGLFGAGMAMLSSAALRFLFIILNIKYNLKVKLPRLIINSQDIAWMKTTMNSYIRKKPADTQS; translated from the coding sequence ATGCAGCAGTTGAACGCGAAGTCACCTCCCATTAGCTCGTTCTGGTCTACGCTCAAACGGTTTACAAAGAGCAAGGACAACAGCTCAGCCGCCGTGAAAACCATGTTCGTGAGCGTGCTGATCCTGCTGGTCAATATGCTGACCGGCGTGCTGACCGCCCGGTATCTCGGGCCGACAGGACGCGGTGAACAGACAGCTATGGTGAACTGGTCACAGTTTCTGGCGTTCAGTATGAGCTTTGGTATTCCTTCGGCGCTGATCTACAATGCCAAGAAGAATCCGGCTGAGGCCGGGGTACTGTACCGGGTGGCGCTGATGATCGGCCTGTGCTTCGGCCTCATAGCCATGACGCTCGGGATCCTGATTCTTCCCCAGTGGCTGAGCGCCTTCAGCCCCGAGGTAGTCACCTTTGCCCAGTGGTCAATGATTCTGTGTCCGCTGATCGTGGTCTCGCAGATCAACAATGCGGCCTTTCAGTTCAGAGGCGATTACAGAACCTTCAATCTGCAGCGGTATCTCACACCTACGCTGACACTGGTGGGCATCGGGCTGCTGATTCTGACAGGAACGCTCACTCCATATACTACGGCGCTGGCATACCTTGTACCTTCGGTGCCGCTGTTCATCGGAATGACGATCTGGCTGCTCCGGACCTACCGGGTGAAGATGAAGGATGCTTACCTGAATTTCAAAAGATTGTTCACCTACGGACTCGGCTCGTACGGAAATGATCTGCTCGGCCAGTTCTCCACCTATATCGACCAGATCATCATCGCCGGCCTGCTTCGTCCGGCAGATCTCGGGCTCTATGCAGTAGCGGTGAGCCTGTCGCGGATGGTTAACTTCTTCTCGAACTCGATCACAGTGGTCCTCTTCCCGAAGGCTTCCGAGCTGTCGAAGGACGAAGCGGTCAGCCTTACCTTTAAGGCGTTCCGGATCAGCACAACCTGCACCATGCTTGGCGCGGTGTTCCTGATGCTGGTAGCTCCTTTAGTCATTCCGCTGCTGTACGGCAAGGAGTTCAATACCGCGCTAACGGTATTCCGGCTGCTGCTGCTGGAAGTGACAATCAGCGGGGGGACACTGATTCTGGCCCAGGTATTCATGGCACTCGGCAAACCGAAGTTCGTCTCGATCCTTCAGCTGGTCGGTCTGATCCTGGTGGTCCCGCTACTGTTCGTACTGGTTCCGAAGTTCGGATTGTTCGGAGCAGGCATGGCAATGCTCTCATCAGCAGCACTGCGATTCCTGTTCATTATCCTTAATATCAAGTACAACCTGAAAGTAAAACTGCCCCGCCTGATTATCAACAGTCAGGACATAGCATGGATGAAGACGACGATGAATTCTTATATCCGCAAAAAACCTGCGGATACGCAGAGCTAG
- a CDS encoding glycosyltransferase family 2 protein has protein sequence MESVTSVLGGPGSYPISAVIIAQDDEVRISKAIQSCRLFADEVVVIDGGSKDGTVQLAESLNCRVYVNPWPGYAKQREFGVERAVHDWVFLIDTDEVVSEELARDILERKPALTDRAVAYSLYRIGDFLGRWLDKGEYLVRLYNRKEYSIRDSLVHEIPEVAEDKTVRLNGTLWHQGFRSINDHVARFNKYTDLEAQTAYASGKPFKLRNLLLRPPARFVQKYFVHGLFKKGISGFAVSVFWVMYEFMVGFKHYELNSSGKLAQHNAKGQGQTGKENNKGERSYAVQ, from the coding sequence ATGGAATCAGTGACAAGCGTGCTTGGCGGCCCGGGCAGCTATCCGATCTCGGCTGTGATCATTGCCCAGGATGACGAAGTTCGTATATCCAAGGCAATTCAATCCTGCAGGCTCTTCGCCGATGAGGTTGTAGTAATCGACGGAGGCAGCAAGGACGGGACGGTGCAGCTTGCGGAAAGCCTGAATTGCCGGGTATACGTCAACCCATGGCCCGGATACGCAAAGCAAAGAGAATTCGGAGTGGAACGCGCCGTCCATGATTGGGTCTTCCTGATTGATACGGATGAAGTGGTCAGCGAAGAGCTGGCCCGGGATATTCTTGAGCGCAAGCCGGCGCTGACCGACAGGGCAGTAGCTTACTCGCTTTACCGGATCGGTGATTTTCTCGGGAGATGGCTGGATAAGGGCGAATACCTCGTGCGGCTGTATAACCGCAAGGAGTACAGCATCCGCGACTCCCTCGTGCATGAAATACCTGAGGTTGCGGAAGACAAGACGGTCCGGCTGAACGGGACGCTCTGGCACCAGGGCTTCCGCAGCATCAATGACCATGTGGCCCGCTTTAATAAATACACCGATCTGGAAGCCCAGACCGCTTATGCCAGCGGCAAGCCGTTCAAGCTCAGAAACCTGCTGCTGCGGCCGCCGGCGCGTTTTGTACAGAAATATTTTGTGCACGGCCTGTTCAAGAAAGGCATCTCGGGATTTGCGGTATCCGTATTCTGGGTGATGTATGAATTCATGGTCGGCTTCAAGCATTATGAATTGAACAGCTCCGGCAAGCTGGCCCAGCATAACGCCAAGGGTCAGGGGCAAACCGGTAAAGAAAATAACAAGGGGGAGAGAAGTTATGCCGTACAGTGA
- a CDS encoding glycosyltransferase family 4 protein: MPYSDGLNIMTTGLSWPSLQPGGLNTYFKSVSEQLSLRNQVHALICSQETPDTPKELIIHNAGDPKESIFKRRDAFQRKAADLMGSGSGRIDILYTHFAPYGVGPAIEAKKRGIPVIMTFHGPWNEEMKIEGQGIKHRVKTTIAKSIERKAYKLADKFIVLSEFFRDMLHDLHGVPLHKIIVIPGAANVERFTPASNRLAIRRTLNLPEGATTVLTVRRLMNRMGLLQLLEAWKQVSERFPNAILLIGGKGPLRGELETRIADYGLTGKVRLLGYIPDHQLASYYQAADMFVVPSQALEGFGLITVEALATGLPVMATPVGGNKEILQKFRPELLFKGSTSEDMAEGMIHMLSNRKLLPGRDECRNHVLEKYTWQHVGDQVESVFLETLGKGVAAGC, translated from the coding sequence ATGCCGTACAGTGACGGATTGAACATTATGACGACCGGCCTCAGCTGGCCGTCGCTGCAGCCCGGCGGGCTCAATACGTATTTCAAATCCGTATCCGAGCAGCTCTCCCTGCGCAACCAGGTGCATGCGCTGATCTGCAGTCAGGAGACGCCGGATACACCGAAAGAACTGATTATCCACAACGCCGGTGACCCGAAGGAATCGATCTTTAAGCGCAGGGATGCCTTCCAGCGCAAGGCAGCGGATCTGATGGGCAGCGGCAGCGGACGGATTGATATTCTGTACACCCACTTTGCACCGTATGGCGTCGGGCCGGCGATTGAAGCGAAGAAGCGGGGAATTCCGGTGATCATGACCTTTCATGGTCCCTGGAATGAGGAGATGAAGATCGAAGGCCAGGGCATCAAGCACCGGGTCAAGACAACGATCGCCAAATCGATTGAACGCAAAGCCTACAAGCTGGCGGACAAATTCATTGTCCTCAGCGAGTTCTTCCGCGATATGCTCCATGATCTGCACGGTGTACCGCTGCACAAGATCATCGTGATTCCGGGAGCAGCCAATGTGGAGCGGTTTACACCGGCCAGCAACCGGCTGGCGATCCGCCGGACGCTGAATCTGCCGGAAGGGGCAACTACAGTGCTGACTGTACGGCGGCTTATGAACCGCATGGGCCTGCTGCAGCTGCTGGAAGCCTGGAAGCAGGTAAGCGAGCGGTTCCCGAACGCGATTCTGCTCATAGGCGGCAAAGGCCCGCTGCGCGGTGAGCTTGAAACCCGGATTGCCGACTACGGTCTCACAGGCAAGGTAAGGCTGCTCGGTTATATTCCGGACCACCAGCTCGCTTCCTATTATCAGGCGGCTGATATGTTCGTAGTTCCGTCACAGGCGCTGGAGGGCTTTGGACTGATTACGGTCGAAGCGCTGGCTACCGGACTTCCGGTAATGGCTACCCCGGTCGGCGGGAACAAGGAGATTCTGCAGAAGTTCCGCCCGGAGCTGCTGTTCAAAGGTTCCACCAGTGAGGATATGGCCGAAGGCATGATTCATATGCTTAGCAACCGCAAGCTGCTGCCCGGCCGGGACGAGTGCAGAAATCATGTGCTTGAGAAATACACCTGGCAGCATGTGGGCGATCAAGTGGAATCCGTGTTCCTCGAAACCTTGGGAAAGGGTGTGGCCGCAGGATGCTAA
- a CDS encoding glycosyltransferase family 4 protein gives MLKVAYIDHTAKWSGGEVALFNILTNIGEHIQPLVILAEEGALADRLRERGIDVRIIPLDESIRSRGRNAVNLGAPAAAVKLLAYGRKLAPLLKQEKVDCVHTNSLKSAFYGAVAAKKAGVPLIWHIRDHIGAPYLKPVVAKVIRLLSRLLPNGVIANSHSTLNALELPRTKKTLVVYSAFAKAIGEGLAKRESQKDFNVLLVGRLAHWKGQHVVLEAAKAFKNDPRVKFWLAGDALFGEEEYKQELIQTMQQNELTNVSLLGHVDDIQGLMSNADLLIHTSITPEPFGQVIVEGMAAGLPVIASNEGGPVEIVVPGVTGLLIQPGDPVVLADSITWMLNHPEERRRMADSGMKRVKEHFVIENTVKDIVDYYKGLLAAT, from the coding sequence ATGCTAAAAGTCGCTTATATCGATCACACCGCCAAGTGGAGCGGCGGAGAGGTGGCGCTGTTCAACATCCTCACGAATATCGGCGAGCACATTCAGCCGCTGGTCATTCTGGCAGAGGAAGGCGCACTTGCTGACCGCCTGCGGGAAAGAGGCATTGACGTCCGCATCATCCCGCTCGACGAGAGCATCCGCAGCCGCGGACGGAATGCCGTCAACCTCGGCGCACCGGCTGCAGCAGTCAAGCTGCTGGCCTACGGGCGCAAGCTGGCTCCGCTGCTGAAGCAGGAAAAGGTGGATTGTGTGCACACCAATTCCCTGAAATCCGCTTTTTACGGCGCGGTTGCCGCCAAAAAAGCAGGTGTGCCGCTGATCTGGCACATCCGGGATCATATCGGTGCCCCGTATCTTAAGCCGGTGGTTGCCAAAGTGATCCGGCTGCTGTCCCGCCTGCTGCCGAACGGCGTCATTGCCAATTCGCACTCTACACTGAACGCCCTGGAGCTGCCGCGTACCAAGAAAACGCTGGTCGTCTACTCCGCCTTTGCCAAAGCGATCGGTGAAGGCCTGGCGAAACGGGAATCGCAGAAGGACTTCAACGTCCTGCTGGTGGGTCGGCTGGCACACTGGAAAGGCCAGCATGTCGTGCTGGAAGCAGCCAAAGCCTTCAAGAATGACCCGCGGGTGAAATTCTGGCTGGCCGGTGACGCCCTGTTCGGTGAAGAGGAATACAAACAAGAGTTAATTCAGACAATGCAGCAGAATGAGCTTACCAATGTCAGTCTGCTGGGTCATGTGGATGATATACAAGGACTAATGAGTAACGCCGATTTGCTGATACACACTTCGATTACACCCGAGCCGTTCGGCCAGGTTATCGTCGAAGGCATGGCGGCTGGACTTCCGGTAATTGCCTCCAATGAAGGCGGACCGGTGGAGATTGTGGTTCCCGGTGTAACGGGGCTGCTGATCCAGCCTGGAGACCCTGTCGTACTTGCAGATTCCATCACCTGGATGCTGAACCATCCCGAAGAGCGAAGACGGATGGCAGACAGTGGAATGAAACGGGTGAAAGAGCATTTTGTCATCGAGAACACGGTCAAGGACATCGTCGACTACTACAAAGGTTTGCTCGCGGCTACCTGA